One Olleya sp. Hel_I_94 genomic window, TTAATTTTTCATTTGTAATTAATAAACAAACGTTCCGTATTGACTTTCTATTGTAAGCTTTTTAGCATCTGAAGCCTCTACCCTTCCAATCACCTGAGCATTAACATTATAAGATTTTGAAATTTCGATAATAGACTGTGCAATTTCTGGCGATACGTATAGCTCCATCCTATGTCCACAGTTAAACACTTGGTACATCTCTTTCCAATCTGTCTTAGATTGTTCTTGAATTAATTTGAACAATGTTGGTACAGGAAACAAATTATCCTTTACAATATGAAGATTATCTATAAAATGAAGGATTTTTGTTTGCGCTCCTCCACTACAATGCACCATACCATGCACTTCTTTATTATTATATTTAGATAATATTTCTTTTATGATAGGTGCATATGTTCTAGTTGGCGAAAGCACTAATTGACCTGCATCTATTGGAGAATCTTCAACCTTATCTGTCAGCTTTACTTGACCTGAGTAAACTAAATCTTCTGGTACAGACGCATCAAAACTTTCAGGATATTTATCTGCCAAATACTTACTAAAAACATCATGTCTAGCAGAGGTCAGACCATTACTTCCCATACCTCCATTATAACTTTTCTCGTAAGTTGCTTGACCAAAACTTTCTAGACCAACTATGACATCTCCTGCTTTAATATTAGCATTATCTATAACATCAGTTCGTTTTATTCTTGCTGTTACGGTAGAGTCTACGATAATAGTTCGGACTAAGTCTCCTACATCTGCAGTCTCTCCTCCTGTACTATGTATGGTTACTCCAAAAGATTTTAAATCCTCTATTAGCTCTTCTGTCCCATTTATTATTGCTGAAATAACGTCGCCTGGAATTAAGTTTTTATTTCTTCCTATAGTAGATGACAACATGATATTATCTGTTGCACCAACACATAACAAATCATCAATATTCATGATTAATGCGTCTTGTGCAATACCTTTCCAAACAGAAAGATCACCTGTTTCTTTCCAATACATATAGGCTAAAGACGATTTTGTACCAGCTCCATCTGCATGCATAATTAAGCAATACTCTGAATCGTTGGTTAAATAATCAGGCACTATTTTGCAGAAAGCTTTTGGGAATAAACCTTTATCAATATTTTTAATTGCATTGTGTACATCTTCTTTTGAAGCAGATACACCTCTTTGGCTGTAGCGTTTAGAAATTTCGGAACTCATTGTGTTGTGTTAGGCTACAAAGATATTTATAAATAAAAAGCACACAAGTAATATGTGTGCTTTTCTATTTAAAATGATGTAAAGTAAGTATTTACTTCCAATCTGGCATTTTTGCATTTTCTAAAAACAGGGTTCTATCATTAGTAGTTAATACATCAATTACAACTATGTCTTTTTGTGATATTCCATCATTTGACGTATTAACAAAAATAACCTGAGCTTCATTAGGTGAAAATTTAGGATCTAAATCATTAGTACCAGCAGGTTTATTTAATGATATATCATCAACAACAGAAGTCGCTATTTCATAAATAAACATATGGTTATTTAATTGTCTGTAATCTGTATTTTGATTACCAGACACATCATATGTATATAATAACTTTGTTCCATCAAAAGAATAGTCTAATCCTCCAGCAGCACCATTAACGCCTTGTAATACATAGTCCAAGATTGTACCAGAATTATTTATCGTGTAAATCTCTACGTTATAACCAGAAGCATTATTTGTTTTAATCGCTAAACGTTGTGTAAATTGATTCCAATCAACCTCTGTTATAAAATTAGCGTTTAATGTCTGATGGATTTGGGTTAACCCTGAACCATCTACATTTATTTGATATAACTTATCAAAATTTGGATAAACAAATTTTGTGTTATCATCTTTCCACTCAAAATCTAGTTCTTCTAAATTAAAGCCATTAACTGAAATACTATTAGTTACCTGAGCCACATTGGATCCGTTAAGATCCATAGTATAAATTTGTGTTTGACCTCCATTTGATCTTAAAAATGCTAATTTATCAATATTGCTTGCTTTTCTTGGTCTCCAACTATTACTACCTGATGATGTTAATTGGTACTCATTACCATCCGAATCCGCAGAAAATATAACATTATTACCATTTATTTTTCTAGTAAAAAAGACTCTGTTGGTAGGAAACTCAATGGTTTTAAAGTTAAACGTTTCACTTAAAACCGGATCATTAATATTGTCTGAAGCAGAAACTTGCCAAAAATATTTGATTCCGTAGTCTAATCCTGTAACCGTCAATGTAGTATCTGTTAGGTCTGTATAATTTAAAACATCTGAATTTTGGTCGTTTAATATCTGCACTTGATAGACTAAATCATCATCTTCAGGATCTGTCCCAACCCAAGTTAGATCTACAGTTAAGGTCTGATTAATCGCATTATTAGCAGGTGTCACTAAAATTGGTGCATTTGGCGCGTCATTATTAGCTGTTTCTACATCCAGCTCAAAAATCACGTTTACACTATTATCCTCAGTAACAGTAGCTGACTCAAACTTTGATAAATAGCCATCTTTTTGTGCTTGTACAGAATAAGTACCAATTGCAACATTATTAATTACAAAATCTCCAGAAGCATCTGTAAAAACGATACTAGAACTAGGGTTTGTTGAAACTCTTGTATTTTCTAGTGGTACATTATCTCCTTTAGAAACCACTTTTCCTGTTATTGAACCAGTACCACTAAAGGATACTTTGTCTTCACTACAACCAACGACTAGTAAGATTATGACTAATAAACTTATATATTTTGAAAATGTTTTCATCTGTTTCACTTTTTTAAATGTTAAACTAAAATTTAACAGATTAATTATCTTTTTTGATTGGACGTGCTAACTTGTTTTTTTCTTGCATTTGTCTACGATTTTCTTTTTTCAAGGCTCTAAATTCTGCCTTTTTAAGACGCTCTAACTCTTTACGTTGATTAAATTTAGTATTTGGTGTAGATAAATAAATATTAACACCTAACCCAAAACGATAAAACATATCGTCAATAGATCCAGATACTACATTATCCAATTTATCAGAAAATACTAAGTTATGCTCTCCAAACACGTATATTCCTATGTTATCTTTTACTAAATACTCTATTCCTAAACCTGCCTGTAATTTAGGATCTAAGGTGTTAAAATAGTCCAAAGCATTTGTACCAATACCGCCAAACAAGTAAGGTGTTAGGTTGTCAAATGGTAAGATTTTATATTCTAAATTTAAATCAAAGGACATAAATCCTTCATTAAACATTTCTTTATTTTCTAAATTAAATTTATTAAAAGAAAAATCTAATCCTAAATATGGATTTAATTTACGTTTAAATCCTAATTTACCATTAAAAGCTAGCTGAGGATTAGCCAAATCACCATTCATTAACGTACCTCCTAATGCTGCTGTAATTGCGTAATCACCTCTTCTTTCTGTTAAAAAACGATCGTATAACTCTGTAGTTATCGCTTCATCTTTTTCAGCATCATAATCTTCTACAAGTTTAGCTGTGGCCTCCTCACTTAATCTTGGCAACCATAATTCGTCTTTTATTCCTTCAATAATCAAAGCCTCTACTGCTTTTTCAATAGCCTCTTTCATGGCTAATTGGACAGGTTCATTTTTTGTAAAACCTATTTCAGTCTCTAATAATCTTTGAAATTTAACGTATTTAAACAGATTTGCAGATACTGCTTGAGATAAGATTGTTTTTGAAATATAAACTGTTTTTAACACTCTACCACTAGAGGTAGAAACAGCTCTTAAGTACACTGTAATCCTATCTTGTCTATATTGTGTTGAAGTACCTACTCCTAAATATCTTGCTCCTGCACCACCTGTTATAATATTAGTATCATAGGATATAACACCACCTTCTAATAATATTCCTGCATAAAGTAATGGAGGTAAATTAGGCTCGCTTGGGTTTTGATTTTTTCTATACTCATCACGAGTAGATCTAATTATATTTCTTTCGTTTAAAAGATTACCTAAGTTTTCTCTTTCAATAACTGTAAACCATTTAGAGTCCTCTAAGGCCTTATTTAACATCGTTGTACCTCCTTGAGAGACTGCTGTACTAAAAGTACTTCCGTTTTCTACAGCTTTGTACTGACCTGTTTGATCTTTAAAGTTATAAACTCCAGCTACAACAGGTTCTTGAGGTAATGGAAACTCTTTTAACTTTTGTGCTACTGGAGAGGT contains:
- a CDS encoding carboxypeptidase regulatory-like domain-containing protein, producing MKTFSKYISLLVIILLVVGCSEDKVSFSGTGSITGKVVSKGDNVPLENTRVSTNPSSSIVFTDASGDFVINNVAIGTYSVQAQKDGYLSKFESATVTEDNSVNVIFELDVETANNDAPNAPILVTPANNAINQTLTVDLTWVGTDPEDDDLVYQVQILNDQNSDVLNYTDLTDTTLTVTGLDYGIKYFWQVSASDNINDPVLSETFNFKTIEFPTNRVFFTRKINGNNVIFSADSDGNEYQLTSSGSNSWRPRKASNIDKLAFLRSNGGQTQIYTMDLNGSNVAQVTNSISVNGFNLEELDFEWKDDNTKFVYPNFDKLYQINVDGSGLTQIHQTLNANFITEVDWNQFTQRLAIKTNNASGYNVEIYTINNSGTILDYVLQGVNGAAGGLDYSFDGTKLLYTYDVSGNQNTDYRQLNNHMFIYEIATSVVDDISLNKPAGTNDLDPKFSPNEAQVIFVNTSNDGISQKDIVVIDVLTTNDRTLFLENAKMPDWK
- a CDS encoding CsgG/HfaB family protein: MLNYRSAFAVILFLLLTSCGAFFNQPYKQERARIGETSPVAQKLKEFPLPQEPVVAGVYNFKDQTGQYKAVENGSTFSTAVSQGGTTMLNKALEDSKWFTVIERENLGNLLNERNIIRSTRDEYRKNQNPSEPNLPPLLYAGILLEGGVISYDTNIITGGAGARYLGVGTSTQYRQDRITVYLRAVSTSSGRVLKTVYISKTILSQAVSANLFKYVKFQRLLETEIGFTKNEPVQLAMKEAIEKAVEALIIEGIKDELWLPRLSEEATAKLVEDYDAEKDEAITTELYDRFLTERRGDYAITAALGGTLMNGDLANPQLAFNGKLGFKRKLNPYLGLDFSFNKFNLENKEMFNEGFMSFDLNLEYKILPFDNLTPYLFGGIGTNALDYFNTLDPKLQAGLGIEYLVKDNIGIYVFGEHNLVFSDKLDNVVSGSIDDMFYRFGLGVNIYLSTPNTKFNQRKELERLKKAEFRALKKENRRQMQEKNKLARPIKKDN
- a CDS encoding AIR synthase related protein — its product is MSSEISKRYSQRGVSASKEDVHNAIKNIDKGLFPKAFCKIVPDYLTNDSEYCLIMHADGAGTKSSLAYMYWKETGDLSVWKGIAQDALIMNIDDLLCVGATDNIMLSSTIGRNKNLIPGDVISAIINGTEELIEDLKSFGVTIHSTGGETADVGDLVRTIIVDSTVTARIKRTDVIDNANIKAGDVIVGLESFGQATYEKSYNGGMGSNGLTSARHDVFSKYLADKYPESFDASVPEDLVYSGQVKLTDKVEDSPIDAGQLVLSPTRTYAPIIKEILSKYNNKEVHGMVHCSGGAQTKILHFIDNLHIVKDNLFPVPTLFKLIQEQSKTDWKEMYQVFNCGHRMELYVSPEIAQSIIEISKSYNVNAQVIGRVEASDAKKLTIESQYGTFVY